A region from the Coffea eugenioides isolate CCC68of chromosome 9, Ceug_1.0, whole genome shotgun sequence genome encodes:
- the LOC113783382 gene encoding phosphoribosylglycinamide formyltransferase, chloroplastic-like, with amino-acid sequence MDAHSSVFGNYSTINSPKTQCYALKPVAFSSSKHVLLRTHLSFPSNIAITEKRLRIRASVEEVHSEIVGPNVLEDSVKAKVRRKNLAVFVSGGGSNFKSLHEATVNGFIHGDISVLITNKPDCGGAEFARDKGIPVILFPKVKDGSVLSSKDLVNAIRSYKVDFIVLAGYLKLIPTELIQAFPRSILNIHPSLLPAFGGKGYYGMKVHKAVIASGARYSGPTIHYVDEEYDRGRILAQRIVPVLPNDTAEELAARVLHQEHKLYKEVVAALCEERIIWREDGVPLIQCKENLSVYK; translated from the exons ATGGATGCTCACAGCTCAGTTTTTGGAAATTATTCTACCATTAATAGTCCTAAAACCCAGTGTTATGCTTTAAAGCCTGTGGCTTTTTCAAGTTCAAAACATGTTCTCTTGAGGACCCATTTATCTTTTCCTTCAAATATTGCAATTACGGAGAAAAGATTGAGGATAAGAGCTAGTGTTGAGGAGGTACACAGTGAAATAGTTGGTCCTAATGTGCTTGAGGATAGTGTAAAAGCAAAAGTTAGGAGGAAAAATCTAGCTGTTTTTGTTTCTGGTGGAGGTTCCAATTTCAAGTCACTTCATGAGGCAACTGTCAATGGCTTTATTCATGGAGACATTTCTGTCTTGATCACCAATAAACCTG ACTGTGGAGGTGCAGAGTTCGCTAGAGATAAAGGCATCCCTGTCATTTTGTTCCCTAAGGTGAAAGATGGTTCTGTTTTGTCTTCCAAAGACCTTGTAAATGCTATTAG AAGCTACAAGGTCGATTTCATTGTCTTAGCTGGCTACTTGAAGCTTATACCTACTGAGTTGATTCAAGCATTTCCAAGGTCCATACTGAACATTCATCCTTCACTTCTTCCAGCTTTTGGAGGCAAAGGTTATTACGGTATGAAGGTGCATAAGGCAGTCATTGCGTCTGGAGCAAG ATACTCGGGTCCCACAATACATTATGTGGATGAGGAGTATGACAGGGGTCGCATACTTGCCCAAAGGATTGTACCCGTGCTACCTAATGACACAGCAGAAGAGCTAGCTGCGAGAGTCCTCCATCAG GAACATAAATTGTATAAAGAGGTTGTGGCAGCATTATGTGAAGAAAGGATAATCTGGCGGGAAGATGGTGTACCTTTGATCCAATGCAAAGAAAATCTTAGCGTTTATAAGTAG
- the LOC113783085 gene encoding haloacid dehalogenase-like hydrolase domain-containing protein 3 encodes MSTLAKLRCVTLDVTGTLIAYKGELGDYYCMAAKAVGLPCPDYKRVHEGFKLAYTDMAKKHPCFGFAEKIPNIVWWKSCVRDSFVKAGYDYDEETFERVFKRIYASFGSSAPYSIFPDSQPFLRWLRKKGLKVGLVSNAEYRYQDVILPALGLNQGSEWDFGVFSGLVGAEKPDPRIYEIALEKAGNIPPEEALHIGDSMRKDYLPAKSAGMHALLLDRFKTPDAENWRKSGATVLPDLVATQEWLTNSERLSC; translated from the exons ATGTCTACGCTAGCAAAGTTGCGCTGTGTCACACTTGATGTTACTGGTACACTGATAGCATATAAGGGCGAGCTTGGTGATTACTACTGCATGGCAGCTAAAGCTGTTGGTTTGCCATGTCCTGACTACAAACGAGTTCATGAGGGCTTTAAGCTTGCATATACTGACATGGCAAAGAAACATCCATGTTTTGGATTTGCAGAAAAAATCCCAAACATAGTTTGGTGGAAGAGTTGTGTGAGAGACTCTTTTGTTAAG GCTGGATACGACTATGACGAGGAGACATTTGAGAGAGTCTTTAAGCGCATCTATGCTTCATTTGGTTCCTCTGCACCTTACAGTATCTTTCCAGATTCTCAACCTTTCCTTAGATGGCTTCGAAAAAAGGGGCTTAAAGTTGGGCTTGTTAGCAATGCGGAGTACAGGTATCAGGATGTAATCCTTCCTGCATTGGGCCTGAATCAG GGATCAGAGTGGGATTTCGGTGTATTCTCTGGTCTTGTAGGTGCGGAGAAGCCAGATCCGAGGATATATGAGATTGCCTTGGAAAAGGCTGGAAACATCCCACCGGAAGAGGCTCTCCATATTGGAGACAGCATGCGTAAGGACTACTTACCTGCAAAGAGTGCGGGAATGCATGCGCTGCTATTAGATAGATTCAAGACACCTGATGCTGAGAATTGGCGGAAATCCGGTGCTACAGTTCTTCCTGACTTGGTTGCTACACAGGAGTGGCTTACTAATTCTGAACGATTGAGTTGCTAA
- the LOC113783217 gene encoding cationic amino acid transporter 5-like, which produces MGSVGKESINEAQPRSYWRWSKKDFFPEESFQSWSNYRSALSQTGLRFKDRLVGRSDDANEVGEVRKESENDMKKCLSWWDLIWFGFGSVIGAGIFVLTGQEAHKHAGPAIVLSYVASGISAMLSVFCYTEFAVEIPVAGGSFAYLRVELGDFAAFIAAGNILLECMVGNAAVARAWTSYFTTLLNRHTNSLRIHTNLADGYNLLDPIAVVVLVVASTIAMTSTKKTSYFNWIASAINNIVIIFVIIAGFAHADTTNLSPFLPHGAEGVFQAAAIVYFAYGGFDNIATMAEETRNPSRDIPLGLLGSMSLITVIYCLMALSLSMMQKYTDIDPNAAYSVAFQSVGMNWAKYLVALGALKGMTTVLLVGALGQARYITHIARAHMIPPWFSLVHPVTGTPIYATLLITISGSCIAFFSGLDVLSSLLSVSTLFIFMMMSVALLVRRYYARGITPQRDALKLMIFLILIIASSMGTSAYWGLNPKGWLGYTMTIPLWFFATLGISVFLPQQRAPKVWGVPLVPWLPSLSIATNLFLMGSLGAEAFIRFGICTVVMLIYYVFVGLHATYDLAHQKSSKTVDEEDTGNPNP; this is translated from the coding sequence atgggGTCAGTCGGAAAAGAAAGTATCAATGAGGCTCAACCAAGGAGTTATTGGAGATGGAGCAAAAAAGACTTCTTTCCTGAAGAATCCTTCCAGAGCTGGAGTAACTACAGGTCTGCCTTATCACAGACTGGTCTTCGATTCAAGGACCGTCTTGTAGGTAGGTCTGATGATGCTAATGAAGTTGGGGAGGTCAGGAAAGAAAGCGAGAATGACATGAAAAAATGCCTGAGTTGGTGGGATCTCATCTGGTTTGGATTTGGCTCAGTTATTGGGGCTGGCATCTTTGTACTCACTGGCCAGGAAGCTCATAAGCATGCCGGACCGGCTATTGTGTTATCCTATGTTGCTTCAGGCATTTCTGCAATGCTGTCAGTCTTTTGCTACACTGAATTTGCAGTGGAAATTCCAGTAGCTGGAGGGTCATTTGCTTACCTCAGAGTAGAACTAGGAGATTTTGCAGCCTTCATTGCAGCAGGAAATATACTTCTTGAGTGCATGGTTGGAAATGCAGCAGTAGCAAGAGCTTGGACTTCATACTTTACAACCCTCCTTAATCGCCATACAAATTCATTGCGAATCCATACAAATCTTGCTGACGGATATAACCTGTTAGATCCAATTGCAGTTGTAGTTCTCGTAGTTGCCAGTACTATTGCCATGACCAGCACAAAGAAGACTTCATACTTCAATTGGATTGCATCTGCAATCAACAACATTGTAATTATATTTGTTATAATAGCAGGATTTGCTCATGCCGATACCACCAATCTGTCCCCCTTTTTGCCCCATGGTGCTGAAGGGGTCTTCCAAGCGGCAGCAATTGTATATTTTGCATATGGAGGATTTGACAACATAGCAACTATGGCTGAAGAGACGAGAAATCCATCAAGAGATATACCTCTCGGATTGCTTGGATCAATGTCACTGATCACAGTGATATACTGTCTGATGGCACTTTCACTTAGTATGATGCAGAAGTATACAGATATTGACCCAAATGCTGCCTATTCAGTTGCATTTCAGAGTGTGGGTATGAACTGGGCAAAGTATCTGGTTGCTCTGGGAGCTCTCAAGGGAATGACCACTGTTTTATTGGTAGGTGCACTTGGACAAGCACGATACATTACTCACATCGCGCGAGCACATATGATTCCTCCATGGTTTTCACTTGTCCATCCGGTGACAGGAACTCCTATATATGCTACTCTTTTGATCACCATTTCTGGTTCCTGTATCGCTTTCTTTTCAGGCTTAGATGTCTTGTCAAGTCTCTTATCGGTTAGCACCCTATTTATCTTCATGATGATGTCTGTTGCCCTTCTTGTGAGAAGGTACTATGCTAGAGGAATAACTCCTCAGAGGGATGCCTTGAAGCTGATGATCTTCTTAATTCTTATCATTGCTTCCTCCATGGGAACCTCTGCTTACTGGGGCTTAAATCCAAAAGGGTGGCTGGGTTACACTATGACAATTCCTCTCTGGTTTTTTGCGACTCTGGGGATTTCAGTTTTCTTGCCACAGCAGAGAGCACCAAAGGTCTGGGGTGTTCCACTTGTTCCGTGGCTGCCTTCCTTATCCATTGCTACAAATTTGTTTCTCATGGGATCTCTAGGTGCTGAGGCTTTCATAAGGTTTGGAATATGTACAGTGGTAATGTTGATTTATTATGTCTTTGTTGGTTTACATGCTACTTATGACTTGGCTCATCAAAAATCTTCGAAGACTGTTGATGAAGAAGATACAGGAAATCCCAACCCATAG
- the LOC113783032 gene encoding cytochrome P450 89A2-like, with protein MEYSFGVILIIFTVALCISIFFKFLFNFSSDNHKNKRKKLPPPPEPSPFLIVLKNILTFLLQYQKNACFNLETVLQDLKKKHGPIFLVRILGARSHIVICSHSLARQALVEKSTIFSNRPTPNRPKVHKIISSSNGTTWHLLRRNLSSEMFGASCIRAYSDTRLHVLGNLVEKLVSQSNQPINVMENLRFSVFSLLVIMCFGDHKLDEDKVKEFESVQLLLLVRHVWLNLFDFWRGLRKILFGKQLEEFNRARRDQENMFLPLIRARRMAKQGPNEDDQDQPRAYVDTLFDLQLPDEKRAFTDKEIVSLCGEFLNAGTDTIAAALEWIMANLVKNPEIQDKLYQEIAGVVGEPPQLLKPSSLVNAGVVKEKDLEKMPYLKATILEGLRRHPPGHFVLPHWVTEDVELDNYTIPKNASVNFMLAEISRDPMVWENPMEFQPERFLSTSFAAAHDNELDSPQMLDMIKGNREMKMMPFGAGRRMCPGSKFSLHHLEYFVANLVWYFNWKAVDGIGVDLSEKHTFTVVMKNPLRAHIFPRAKSV; from the coding sequence ATGGAGTACTCCTTCGGGGTCATCCTGATCATCTTCACTGTAGCCCTTTGCATCTCCATATTCTTCaaatttctcttcaatttcTCCTCTGATAATCAcaagaacaagagaaaaaagCTTCCTCCCCCACCAGAACCATCCCCTTTTTTAATTGTACTGAAAAATATACTGACATTCCTATTGCAATATCAAAAGAATGCATGTTTTAATCTTGAAACTGTACTCCAGGACCTTAAGAAAAAACATGGTCCTATATTCCTTGTGAGGATTTTAGGTGCTAGATCACACATAGTCATTTGTAGCCACTCCTTAGCCCGCCAAGCTCTTGTCGAGAAGAGTACCATCTTTTCCAATCGTCCAACACCAAATCGACCCAAAGTACACAAAATCATAAGCAGTAGCAACGGCACCACATGGCACCTCCTTCGTCGCAACCTCAGCTCAGAAATGTTCGGTGCATCCTGCATCAGGGCCTACTCTGATACCCGGCTACACGTCCTTGGCAATCTGGTTGAAAAACTCGTTAGCCAATCAAACCAGCCCATCAATGTGATGGAAAATCTGAGGTTTTCCGTGTTTAGTTTGCTTGTAATTATGTGTTTTGGTGATCACAAGCTCGACGAGGACAAAGTTAAAGAATTCGAGAGTGTGCAACTTCTACTGTTGGTTAGACATGTTTGGCTAAATTTGTTCGACTTCTGGCGCGGACTCAGGAAAATATTGTTCGGCAAGCAATTGGAAGAGTTCAACCGAGCTCGGAGAGATCAAGAAAACATGTTTTTACCACTTATTAGAGCTCGAAGAATGGCCAAACAAGGACCAAATGAAGATGACCAAGATCAACCTCGGGCATATGTGGATACTTTGTTTGATCTTCAACTGCCTGATGAGAAGAGGGCTTTCACTGATAAGGAAATAGTGAGCCTATGCGGAGAGTTCCTGAATGCGGGCACTGATACTATTGCCGCAGCATTGGAGTGGATCATGGCCAACTTAGTGAAAAATCCTGAGATTCAAGACAAGCTCTATCAAGAGATAGCAGGAGTTGTTGGAGAGCCGCCACAACTTCTGAAACCATCCTCATTGGTCAATGCTGGAGTGGTGAAAGAGAAAGATTTGGAGAAGATGCCCTACTTAAAAGCAACAATTTTAGAAGGTTTAAGGCGTCATCCTCCGGGGCACTTTGTTTTACCCCATTGGGTGACAGAAGATGTTGAGTTAGACAACTACACAATCCCAAAAAATGCTTCCGTGAATTTCATGCTAGCTGAAATCAGTCGGGACCCGATGGTATGGGAAAACCCTATGGAATTCCAGCCAGAGAGGTTCTTGTCAACCAGCTTTGCTGCTGCCCATGATAACGAGCTTGATAGCCCTCAAATGTTGGACATGATCAAGGGGAATAGAGAAATGAAGATGATGCCATTTGGAGCTGGAAGAAGAATGTGTCCAGGCTCCAAGTTTTCACTGCATCATTTGGAGTACTTTGTGGCCAATTTGGTTTGGTACTTTAACTGGAAAGCTGTTGATGGGATTGGTGTCGATCTATCAGAGAAGCATACTTTCACTGTTGTCATGAAGAATCCACTCCGGGCTCATATCTttcccagagctaaatcagttTGA
- the LOC113783551 gene encoding phosphatidate cytidylyltransferase, mitochondrial: MEPAHDKDKSENEKSGAELNGLLEILPPVEFCCVYGSTLHPNNLDKNSMIDCIIGVSDPEKWHSENLKMNRNHYASWLVHFGGARLIAGVADDIGVGVHFNPFVSLNDKMYKYGVVRMDDLINDILGWQRFYLCGRLQKPVNIIMDSLDLENLNHINLRAATSAALLLLPSKFTEEDLYAKICSLSYMGDLRMLFAEDKNKVKKIVQGQFSLFHRMYNPFLEEYAAKDLLRLSSSGDAQVTISQDCGSSAASKLVSSLPPPIRSQMGIKLGEKKILDELGRVKQEVVIGSKEEAAQCMQKLLRNKVMISSARQAVAGLLTVGVFGGARYVSKKMQKAWKS; this comes from the exons ATGGAACCGGCTCATGATAAAGATAAATCAGAGAACGAGAAAAGTGGAGCAGAGCTAAATGGTTTGCTGGAAATTCTACCCCCAGTTGAGTTCTGTTGTGTTTATGGTTCCACTCTCCATCCAAACAATCTCGACAAG AACTCGATGATAGATTGCATTATTGGTGTGTCTGATCCTGAGAAATGGCATTCTGAG AACTTGAAGATGAATAGGAATCACTATGCTTCATGGTTGGTGCACTTCGGTGGTGCAAGGCTG ATTGCTGGCGTAGCTGATGATATTGGCGTTGGCGTGCACTTCAATCCATTTGTTTCGTTGAATGATAAG ATGTATAAGTATGGAGTTGTTAGAATGGATGACTTGATTAACGACATTCTGGGATGGCAGAGATTCTACCTTTGTGGCCGCTTGCAAAAACCT GTAAATATCATCATGGATAGTTTGGATCTTGAAAATCTGAATCACATTAATCTGAGGGCTGCAACTTCTGCTGCTCTTCTCCTTTTGCCATCCAAGTTTACAGAG GAGGATCTATATGCCAAAATATGTAGCCTATCATATATGGGCGACTTAAGAATGCTCTTTGCTGAAGACAAAAATAAA GTGAAAAAGATTGTCCAAGGGCAGTTCAGTTTGTTTCATAGAATGTATAACCCTTTCCTTGAAGAATATGCAGCCAAGGACTTGTTGAGACTTTCATCTTCTGGTGATGCTCAAGTAACTATATCTCAG GATTGTGGGTCATCTGCTGCTTCAAAACTTGTCTCTTCTCTTCCACCACCAATCAGAAGTCAAATGGGGATAAAACTTGGAGAGAAGAAAATACTGGATGAATTGG GTCGAGTTAAACAAGAAGTTGTAATTGGTTCAAAAGAAGAGGCTGCACAGTGTATGCAGAAGCTTCTTAGGAACAAAGTTATGATTTCAAGTGCAAGGCAGGCTGTTGCTGGCCTATTGACAGTTGGTGTATTTGGCGGAGCTCGATATGTTAGTAAAAAAATGCAGAAGGCCTGGAAATCTTAG
- the LOC113782917 gene encoding proteasome subunit alpha type-4, translating to MSRRYDSRTTIFSPEGRLYQVEYAMEAIGNAGSAIGILSKDGVVLVGEKKVTSKLLQTSTSTEKMYKIDDHVACAVAGIMSDANILINTARVQAQRYTYAYQEPMPVEQLVQSLCDTKQGYTQFGGLRPFGVSFLFAGWDKNYGFQLYMSDPSGNYGGWKAAAIGANNQAAQSMLKQDYKDDITREEAVQLALKVLSKTMDSTSLTSEKLELAEVFSVDGKVKYQVYSPEALNKLLVKSGLTQPAPEAS from the coding sequence atgtcACGAAGGTATGATAGCCGCACAACTATCTTCTCCCCAGAAGGTCGTCTCTATCAGGTCGAGTATGCAATGGAAGCCATTGGAAATGCGGGTAGTGCAATTGGAATCTTGTCTAAAGATGGGGTTGTGCTGGTAGGTGAAAAGAAAGTCACATCAAAGCTTCTTCAAACATCAACATCCACTGAAAAGATGTACAAGATTGATGACCACGTAGCATGTGCTGTGGCTGGAATAATGTCTGATGCCAACATCCTAATTAACACGGCCAGGGTTCAAGCTCAGCGCTATACTTACGCTTACCAAGAACCAATGCCTGTGGAACAGTTGGTTCAGTCTCTATGTGACACCAAGCAGGGGTACACACAATTTGGTGGTCTCCGTCCATTTGGTGTTTCGTTTCTGTTTGCAGGCTGGGATAAAAACTATGGTTTCCAGCTCTACATGAGTGACCCAAGTGGAAATTATGGTGGTTGGAAAGCAGCAGCAATCGGAGCGAACAACCAGGCAGCACAATCGATGCTGAAGCAGGACTACAAGGATGATATCACTAGAGAGGAGGCAGTTCAACTTGCACTTAAGGTGCTCAGTAAGACTATGGATAGCACTAGTCTCACTTCAGAGAAGCTTGAGCTTGCAGAGGTATTCAGCGTGGATGGAAAAGTCAAGTACCAGGTCTACTCACCAGAAGCACTTAATAAATTGCTAGTCAAGTCTGGATTAACCCAACCTGCTCCAGAGGCCTCTTAA